The Pseudophryne corroboree isolate aPseCor3 chromosome 2, aPseCor3.hap2, whole genome shotgun sequence genome has a segment encoding these proteins:
- the LOC135027583 gene encoding paraneoplastic antigen Ma1 homolog: MPQYTRSEVFDWCIRKGVTPERSFVLMGDLTDTTDGTIMTEMLFLFGVKQPRIADKQFRESGEMCAVLITTSSDLESELLPKVVAVRSNPERRWIIIWPEKDGSERAAEPLIVGDMSTPASGDPSATVGEGSQTQGVEEKLGNQLEVIADKVVHQLERWHYEGSHRRLRLFSGIIPVPTGEEPYEAWREAAIQQSEEWHCPDHIKKQRIVESLRGPAMGIIQATRKSNPGAAVADYFQALEYTYGTLEDVGDLVARFHHTYQETGEKLSQYVYRLDKLIHKIIDKGGLAPAEVDSSRLKQLIRGALTTDPVAQRLRCTTLLLGSPTLNDLIKEITQEEALIANREKTHAKSVKMVVPSPEAQGSKEDKLVTLVVEQNKKIDQLILALNKRVEPSSITSNNSTRGFNSGRGNFRRGGNFINRGCFRCGQLGHRAMECSIDWGMNEVGANVQSDTSLHQGNEGGRLAGPSPSPRN, from the coding sequence ATGCCACAATATACCAGGAGTGAAGTGTTTGACTGGTGTATAAGGAAAGGAGTAACTCCTGAAAGGAGTTTTGTATTGATGGGGGATCTCACAGACACCACTGATGGTACAATTATGACAGAGATGTTGTTTCTGTTTGGGGTGAAGCAACCAAGGATTGCTGATAAACAATTCAGGGaaagtggagagatgtgtgctgtattaATAACTACCAGTAGTGATTTAGAGTCTGAATTGCTTCCTAAagtggtggctgtgagatctaacccAGAACGCCGGTGGATAATTATATGGCCTGAGAAGGATGGAAGTGAAAGGGCGGCTGAACCCTTAATTGTGGGTGACATGTCTACTCCGGCCAGTGGAGATCCCTCCGCGACTGTGGGAGAGGGTAGTCAAACACAAGGCGTTGAAGAAAAATTAGGCAACCAGTTAGAGGTCATAGCTGATAAGGTAGTACATCAATTGGAACGGTGGCACTATGAGGGTAGTCACAGGCGATTGAGACTTTTTTCAGGAATAATTCCTGTGCCTACTGGCGAGGAACCTTATGAGGCATGGAGGGAGGCAGCTATACAGCAGTCTGAGGAGTGGCATTGCCCCGATCATATAAAGAAACAAAGGATAGTAGAGAGCTTACGGGGACCCGCTATGGGAATTATTCAAGCTACTAGAAAAAGTAATCCTGGGGCTGCTGTGGCTGACTACTTTCAGGCCTTAGAATACACATATGGGACATTGGAGGACGTAGGTGATTTGGTTGCAAGATTCCATCATACGTATCAGGAGACAGGAGAAAAGTTATCACAGTATGTGTATAGACTCGATAAACTAATTCATAAAATTATAGATAAAGGAGGGTTAGCTCCCGCGGAAGTGGATAGTAGCCGCTTGAAACAATTGATTAGGGGAGCATTAACAACTGACCCTGTAGCTCAGCGGTTGCGTTGTACCACTTTATTATTAGGCAGTCCCACCCTTAATGATCTAATTAAGGAAATTACACAGGAAGAAGCTTTAATCGCTAATAGGGAAAAGACTCATGCCAAATCTGTCAAAATGGTGGTACCCTCCCCTGAGGCCCAAGGGTCAAAGGAAGACAAATTGGTTACCCTGGTAGtggaacaaaataagaaaatagacCAGCTTATTCTGGCACTAAATAAAAGGGTGGAACCCTCCAGCATTACCTCCAACAATTCCACTAGGGGGTTTAACAGTGGCAGGGGAAATTTTAGGAGAGGTGGAAATTTTATAAACAGAGGCTGTTTCCGCTGTGGACAGTTAGGACATAGGGCCATGGAATGTTCTATAGACTGGGGAATGAATGAAGTGGGAGCTAATGTTCAGTCAGATACTTCTCTTCATCAGGGAAACGAAGGAGGGAGATTGGCGGGCCCCTCGCCATCTCCCAGAAATTAG